The Niallia alba genome includes a window with the following:
- a CDS encoding DUF2075 domain-containing protein — MNTLEIISMPFTHSSANALYGKPYSDFPVVYFLNNNSMVYIGETAAVRNRMKNHLKNSERKSLDKMTVIFHEKFNRSATYNIETKLINYFLADERYKLQNKSQTVDNVSHNYYNKPFYNEKLFNELWDQLKEKNYVTHSREVIENKDIFKLSPFKELSMEQIELKEKIINVCEKHIKDEVPFVFLVKGEAGTGKSVVLSAVFNRIQELAKEKSSALHDTNNFLLVNHSEMLKTYQKIARKLKELKKNNFDKPTSFINKRKKTNQKADIVFVDEAHLLLTKADSFNNFKENNHLEEIIKNSKIVILVFDDKQVLKMKSYWDINKLMNLVDSKHSEEYVLTNQFRMHASYEMISWIDHFVEKKILPVPKKETFDFQIFDSAAKMYRKICEKNNRFGLARMVSTFDYVHKKDGQTYYIKEDQLKLPWNTTMGDSTWAEREATISEVGSIYTIQGFDLNYVGVILGPSVTYDYENDQLKIITGNYKDTEAFKGKDEFDDPEFIKETIILNSINVLLKRGIKGLYIFASDPVLRAHLIKLYETRTDAYGRMRVAEDKSDYH, encoded by the coding sequence ATGAACACGTTAGAAATAATATCCATGCCATTTACTCATTCGTCTGCAAACGCTTTGTATGGTAAACCTTATTCTGATTTCCCAGTTGTGTATTTTTTAAATAATAACAGTATGGTTTACATTGGAGAGACAGCAGCAGTAAGAAATCGTATGAAAAATCATTTGAAGAATTCAGAAAGAAAGTCTTTAGATAAGATGACAGTGATTTTTCATGAAAAATTTAACCGTTCAGCAACCTATAATATTGAAACGAAATTGATTAATTATTTTTTGGCAGATGAACGCTATAAGCTACAGAATAAGAGTCAGACGGTAGACAATGTCAGCCATAATTATTATAATAAGCCATTTTATAATGAAAAATTGTTTAATGAATTATGGGACCAGTTGAAGGAAAAGAATTATGTTACCCACTCAAGAGAAGTTATTGAAAATAAAGATATATTTAAACTCTCTCCCTTCAAGGAACTGTCGATGGAGCAAATTGAATTAAAAGAAAAAATAATTAATGTTTGTGAAAAACACATTAAAGACGAAGTGCCATTTGTTTTTCTTGTAAAAGGTGAAGCAGGAACTGGTAAGAGCGTTGTATTAAGTGCTGTTTTTAATCGGATTCAAGAGCTAGCAAAGGAGAAATCTTCAGCACTTCATGACACTAACAACTTTTTATTAGTAAATCATAGCGAAATGTTAAAAACCTATCAAAAAATTGCTAGGAAATTAAAAGAGCTAAAAAAGAATAATTTTGATAAGCCTACTTCTTTTATAAATAAAAGAAAAAAAACTAATCAAAAAGCTGATATTGTATTTGTAGATGAAGCCCATTTATTATTAACGAAAGCCGACAGCTTTAATAATTTTAAAGAGAATAATCATTTAGAAGAGATTATAAAAAATAGTAAAATTGTCATTTTGGTATTTGATGATAAACAAGTATTAAAAATGAAAAGCTATTGGGATATAAATAAGCTGATGAATCTTGTAGACAGTAAACATTCGGAAGAATATGTCTTAACTAATCAATTTCGTATGCATGCAAGTTACGAAATGATAAGCTGGATTGACCATTTTGTGGAGAAAAAGATATTACCAGTGCCTAAAAAAGAAACTTTTGATTTTCAAATTTTTGATTCAGCAGCTAAGATGTACAGAAAAATATGCGAGAAAAATAATAGATTTGGTTTAGCAAGAATGGTATCAACCTTCGATTATGTTCATAAAAAAGATGGCCAAACCTATTATATAAAAGAAGATCAACTTAAATTACCTTGGAATACTACGATGGGAGATTCGACCTGGGCTGAAAGGGAAGCTACAATAAGCGAGGTTGGCTCTATCTATACAATTCAAGGTTTTGATTTGAATTATGTTGGTGTAATTTTAGGACCGTCCGTTACATATGACTATGAAAATGATCAATTGAAAATCATTACAGGAAATTATAAGGATACAGAGGCATTCAAAGGTAAGGATGAATTTGATGACCCAGAATTTATTAAGGAAACAATTATATTAAATTCGATAAATGTTTTATTGAAAAGGGGAATAAAGGGGTTATATATTTTCGCGAGTGATCCGGTGCTAAGAGCACATTTGATAAAACTTTATGAGACACGAACAGATGCTTATGGAAGAATGAGGGTTGCGGAGGATAAAAGTGATTATCATTAA
- a CDS encoding nucleotide pyrophosphohydrolase, whose protein sequence is MEDIISFRDERNWKQFHNPKDLAISLSLEASELLENFQWKTSEEGIAANLENIKDEIADVVIYAMLMSNELGINLEQTIKEKIRKNNQKYPVNKSFGSSKKYTDL, encoded by the coding sequence ATGGAGGACATTATAAGCTTTCGAGATGAAAGAAATTGGAAACAATTCCACAATCCTAAGGATTTAGCTATTTCGCTTTCGTTAGAGGCAAGTGAATTATTAGAAAACTTTCAATGGAAAACAAGTGAAGAGGGCATAGCTGCCAATCTGGAGAATATTAAAGATGAAATAGCAGATGTGGTTATATATGCTATGCTTATGTCTAATGAGTTAGGAATAAATTTGGAACAGACTATTAAAGAGAAAATCCGTAAAAACAATCAGAAGTATCCAGTTAATAAGTCATTTGGATCAAGTAAGAAGTATACAGATTTGTAA